Genomic DNA from Kiloniellales bacterium:
CCAGAAGATCGCCTCGGAGCGGAAGCTGCTTCCGGGCTACGTGATCATCAAGATGGACCTGACCGACGAGTCCTGGCACCTGGTGAAGAACACGCCCAAGGTCACGGGTTTTCTCGGCGAGCGGGGCAAGCCGACGCCGATCAGCGAGGCCGAGGCGCAGCGGCTGCTGCAGCAGGTCCAGGAGGGCGTCGAGCGGCCCAGGCCGACGATCAGCTTCGAGATCGGGGAGCAGGTCCGGGTGGCCGACGGACCCTTCACGTCGTTCAACGGCCTCGTGGAGGAGGTCGACGAGGAGCGGGCCCGCCTCAAGGTCGCGGTCTCGATCTTCGGCCGCTCCACGCCGGTCGAGCTGGAGTACACGCAGGTCGAAAAACTCTAGCGCCGCGAGGCGCGTACCGCCGGCGGCGACGCCGGTTCCGCGGGAGGCCGCTCGCAAAGTCCGGTGAGCGTCCGTACCGCGAAGCCCAGGGATAGAAAGGGTAGACAGTGGCAAAGAAGATTGCGGGTTACATCAAGCTGGAGATCAAGGCCGGGCAGGCCAACCCGTCTCCGCCTGTGGGGCCGGCGCTGGGTCAGCGCGGGCTCAACATCATGGAGTTCTGCAAGGCCTTCAACGCGGCCACGCAGAACGTGGAGCCGGGTACGCCGACGCCGGTGATCATCACGGCCTACAGCGACCGCTCCTTCACCTTCGAGACCAAGACCCCGCCGGCCAGCTACTTCCTGCGCAAGGCGCTCAACATCCAGAAGGGCGGCAGCGCACCGGGCCGGGAAACCATCGGCAAGGTCACCAAAGCCCAGCTGCGCGAGATCGCAGAGGCGAAGATGGCCGACCTTAACGCCAACGACGTAGACGCGGCGATGAACATCATCGCCGGATCGGCCCGCTCCATGGGCCTCGAAGTGGTGGAGTAGGGACCATGGCGCGGACAGGAAAGCGGCTCAAGCAGGCTTACGACGGCGTCGACCGTACGGCCCACTATGACCTCGAAGCGGCGGTCAAGCTGGTCAAGGAAGGGGCCAAGGCGAAGTTCGACGAGACGGTCGAGATCTCGATGAACCTCGGTGTCGACCCGCGGCACGCGGACCAGAACGTGCGCGGCGTGGTGACCCTGCCGAACGGAACCGGTAAGTCGGTTCGCGTTGCCGTCTTCGCCAAGGCCGGCAAGGCCGAGGAGGCGACCGCCGCCGGCGCCGACCTGGTCGGCGCCGACGACCTGGCGGCCAAGGTACAGGCCGGTGAGATCGATTTCGACCGCTGCGTGGCGACCCCGGACATGATGCCGGTGGTCGGCAAGCTCGGGAAGATCCTCGGCCCCCGCGGCCTGATGCCGAACCCCAAGCTGGGCACTGTCACCAACGACGTGGCCGAGGCGATCAAGGCGGCCAAGGGCGGCCAGGTCGAATTCCGGGCCGAGAAGGCCGGCATCATCCATGCCGGCGTTGGCAAGGCGAGCTTTGCGGAGGAGCAGCTGGCGGAAAACGTCCGGGCTTTCGTCAAGGCGATCAACGCGGCCAAACCAAGTGGCGCCAAGGGCACGTACATCAAAAAGGTTTCTCTCAGCTCGACCATGGGGCCGGGCGTGAGACTGGAGGTGAGCGACCTGTCGGCGACGGCCTGAGGGCCAGCGCCGAGGGCGATTGAGGATTTCCGCCGTGGCCCCCGTGGGTGGCGGCGGGATATCGGGCGGGCGGCGCGAGCCGGCGGCCCGATCCTGTCCAAGACCGTAGGTGCGTCGCGTTGACGCTTAAGCCCGGGTTCGGGGCCTGCGCAGACGGGAGGCGAGCTGACTGGCGGTCCGAAACCGGACCGCGAAAGGCTTGAGCTTCTGGGACAGGGTAACCGGACTTCCGGTTCTGTTTCCGGAAGTCCTCGTGCAACCGGGACGTTTCCTGGCCCCTGGCGAGGAAGCGGACCAAAGCGGAGATGATCCGTGGATCGAGCACAAAAAGAGCAGCTGGTGGCCGAGTTCCATCGGACCTTCCAGGAGGTGGCTCTCGTGGTCGTCACCCAGCAGTCTGGGATGACGGTCGCCGAGTCGACCGACCTGCGGAGGCGGATGCGAGCGGCCGGCGCCGGCTACAAGGTGACCAAGAACCGGCTCACCAAGCTCGCTCTCGAGGGCACGAAGTTTAAGGCACTGGACCCGCTGCTGTCCGGGCCGACGGCGATGGCTTTCTCCGTCGATCCGGTGGCGGCCGCCAAGGTCTGCGTCGATTTCGCCGACAAGAACAAGAAGCTTGTGATTATCGGCGGCGCGCTTGGCGAACAGGTTCTCGACGTGAATGGCGTCAACGCGCTCGCGAAGCTGCCATCGCTCGACGAACTGCGCGGCAAGCTGGTCGGCTTGCTGCAGGCCCCGGCCACCAAGCTGGCCGGTGTCACGCAGGCCCCTGCGGGACAATTGGCCCGGGTCTTCAGCGCCTACGGCTCCAAGAGCGACGCGGCGTGATTCGGAACGAGGACAAGAAGTTCAAGCCAAGGAGACACTTGAAAAATGGCTGATCTAGACAAGTTGGTAGACGAGCTCTCGAAGCTCACGGTCTTGGAGGCCGCCGAGCTCTCCAAGAAGCTGGAAGACGCTTGGGGCGTCTCGGCTGCCGCGCCTGCGGCGGTCATGGCGGTCCCAGGTGCCGATGCGGGCTCCGGCGGCGAGGCCGCGGCCGAGAAGGACGAGTTTGACGTGGTTCTGGCCGCGATCGGCGACAAGAAGATCAACGTGATCAAGGAAGTTCGCGCGATCACCGGACTCGGCCTCAAGGAGGCCAAGGATCTGGTCGAGGCTGCGCCCAAGCCGGTCAAGGAAGGCGCCGGCAAGGAAGAAGCCGAGGAGATCAAGAAGAAGCTCGAGGAGGTCGGTGCGACTGTCGAGCTCAAGTAGTTTGAGAAGCTGTACGAAGACACTCGAAAGCCGGACGGCGCGCGCGGCCTCGCGCGCGCCGGGCCGGCCGTTTGCGCCTTGGCGGTCGGTGCGGGACGAGCCCGCGCCGGTTTCCAGGGCGGATTCGCCTTGAGCCGGCGCGGGGCTCGGGGCTGCTCAACGAAGGACGGGACATGACGAGATCGTTTACCGGTCGGAAGCGTATTCGCAAGAATTTCGGTCGCATCGCCGAGGTGTCGGAGATGCCCAATCTGATCGAGGTCCAGAAGACGTCCTACGATCAATTTCTCCAGATGGAGATCAAGCCTACCGACCGCCGCTACTGCGGCTTGCAGGAGGCCTTTAAGTCGGTTTTCCCGATCACTGATTTCTCCGAGCGGGCGACGCTCGAGTTCGTCGACTACGAGCTTGAGGAGCCGAAGTACGATGTCGAGGAGTGCCAGCAGCGGGGCATGACCTACGCTGCGCCGCTCAAGCTGACCCTGCGCCTCGTGGTCTGGGATATCGACGAGGACACCGAGGCCCGCTCGATTCGCGACATCAAAGAGCAGGACGTCTACATGGGCGATATGCCCCTGATGACGCCCAACGGCACCTTCATCATCAACGGCACGGAACGGGTCATCGTCAGCCAGATGCACCGCAGCCCGGGCGTCTTCTTCGATCATGATCGGGGCAAGACCCACTCCTCGGGCAAGTATCTCTTCGCCGCGCGGGTAATTCCCTACCGCGGCTCCTGGCTGGATTTCGAGTTCGACGCCAAGGACCTAGTCTATGTGCGCATCGACCGGCGCCGCAAATTGCCTGCGACGACGCTGCTGATGGCGCTTGACAGCGCCGATACCGAGGCGCTGCGCGGGAAGCGCGACGACGAGGGCGCGGTGCTCGAGCCGCACGAGGCGATCGGCATGTCGCCCGAGGAGATCCTCGAACTGTTCTACGACAAGGTCCCCTACCGCCGGCTCGAGGACGGCTGGCGGACGCCCTTCGACGGCGAGCGGCTGCGTGGCGTCAAGCTGGTGCGAGACCTGGTCGACGCTGACACCGGGAAGGTGGTCGCCGAGGCCGGGGCCAAGGTTACGCCGCGGCTGGCCAAGAAGCTGATCGAGCAGGGTCTCAAGGACCAGAAGGTGCTCGATGAGGAGCTGGACGGCAGCTACGTCGCCAGCGACTACATCAATCCGGAGACTGGCGAGGTCATCTGCGAGGCCGGCGACGAGCTGACCGAGGCCCTGTTGAAGGACCTGGCGGACAACGGCATCGACGAGATCGAGGTGCTGGCGATCGACCACGTCAACGTCGGCGCCTACATGCGCAACACCCTGGCGGTCGACAAGAACAGCAGCCGCGAAGAGGCGCTGATCGACATCTACCGCGTCATGCGCCCGGGCGAGCCGCCAACGCTGGAAACCGCCGAGACCATGTTCAAGGGTCTGTTCTTCGACTCGGAACGCTACGACCTCTCCTCGGTCGGCCGGGTCAAGATGAACTCGCGTCTCGGGTTCGAGACTGACGACTCGGTCCGCACCCTGCGCAAGCAGGACATCCTGAAGATCCTGCAGATCCTCTGCGAGCTGAAGGACGGCAAGGGCGAGATCGACGACATCGACCACCTGGGCAACCGCCGGGTCCGTTCGGTCGGCGAGCTGATGGAGAACCAGTACCGGGTCGGCCTGCTCCGCATGGAGCGCGCAATCAAGGAGCGCATGAGCTCGGTCGAGATCGACTCGGTCATGCCCCACGACCTGATCAACGCCAAGCCGGCCGCCGCCGCGGTGCGCGA
This window encodes:
- the nusG gene encoding transcription termination/antitermination protein NusG, which codes for MTARWYVVHAYSGSEKKVAESIQEQARQKHMEDLFEEVVVPTEDVVEVRRGQKIASERKLLPGYVIIKMDLTDESWHLVKNTPKVTGFLGERGKPTPISEAEAQRLLQQVQEGVERPRPTISFEIGEQVRVADGPFTSFNGLVEEVDEERARLKVAVSIFGRSTPVELEYTQVEKL
- the rplL gene encoding 50S ribosomal protein L7/L12; its protein translation is MADLDKLVDELSKLTVLEAAELSKKLEDAWGVSAAAPAAVMAVPGADAGSGGEAAAEKDEFDVVLAAIGDKKINVIKEVRAITGLGLKEAKDLVEAAPKPVKEGAGKEEAEEIKKKLEEVGATVELK
- the rplJ gene encoding 50S ribosomal protein L10; this encodes MDRAQKEQLVAEFHRTFQEVALVVVTQQSGMTVAESTDLRRRMRAAGAGYKVTKNRLTKLALEGTKFKALDPLLSGPTAMAFSVDPVAAAKVCVDFADKNKKLVIIGGALGEQVLDVNGVNALAKLPSLDELRGKLVGLLQAPATKLAGVTQAPAGQLARVFSAYGSKSDAA
- the rplA gene encoding 50S ribosomal protein L1, whose amino-acid sequence is MARTGKRLKQAYDGVDRTAHYDLEAAVKLVKEGAKAKFDETVEISMNLGVDPRHADQNVRGVVTLPNGTGKSVRVAVFAKAGKAEEATAAGADLVGADDLAAKVQAGEIDFDRCVATPDMMPVVGKLGKILGPRGLMPNPKLGTVTNDVAEAIKAAKGGQVEFRAEKAGIIHAGVGKASFAEEQLAENVRAFVKAINAAKPSGAKGTYIKKVSLSSTMGPGVRLEVSDLSATA
- the rplK gene encoding 50S ribosomal protein L11, whose amino-acid sequence is MAKKIAGYIKLEIKAGQANPSPPVGPALGQRGLNIMEFCKAFNAATQNVEPGTPTPVIITAYSDRSFTFETKTPPASYFLRKALNIQKGGSAPGRETIGKVTKAQLREIAEAKMADLNANDVDAAMNIIAGSARSMGLEVVE